In Oryza brachyantha chromosome 2, ObraRS2, whole genome shotgun sequence, a single window of DNA contains:
- the LOC102701521 gene encoding alpha-mannosidase I MNS5 isoform X1 codes for MRFPRRPPRSALARLVAVALLLAALAGGAAAAAITGDGYGRGRRLYMRNKVLEMFYHAYDNYMTYAFPHDELKPLTKSFTDSLSELGNLNLEHLPNDYNGSALTLVESLSSLVVLGNLTEFERGILWLSENLTFDVDARINLFECNIRLLGGLISGHILAKEHKIHLKDGLYQDQLLLLAENLGNRFLPAFETPTGLPYAWINLKYGVMENETTETSTSGCGSLILEMGALSRLTGDSRYEAAALRALRKLWNMRSSLNLVGTTLDVLTGKWIEYSSGIGAGVDSFYEYLIKAYFLFGSEEYWDMFHSAYLAVQKYFRHGPWYHEADMRTGEATHWQLTSLQAFWPGLQTLLGDVSAANISHREFYSVWQRFGVLPERYLLDLGMLHPTENYYPLRPEFAESTFYLYQATKDPWYLEVGEAIVGSLNYYTKVEGGFASVRDVSTMKLEDHQHSFFLSETCKYLFLLYDDSFLKKQNYIFTTEGHPLPIRSTWHEKIPTTHVPSNWTFVKDDDQPIRVSALSSQVCPETIFRQSVDSPWESACHIPDVFPTHRCRTDDECGVESVSCRRRTCSMAGYCGLWLGVY; via the exons GTTTTACCATGCTTATGACAACTACATGACTTATGCATTTCCG CATGATGAATTGAAGCCTCTTACCAAAAGTTTCACTGACTCACTTAGTGAGCTTGGCAACCTAAAT CTTGAACATCTGCCGAATGATTACAATGGATCTGCACTTACACTAGTTGAGTCATTGTCGAG TCTTGTTGTCTTAGGTAACCTCACGGAGTTCGAGAGAGGAATTCTCTGGCTTTCAGAGAACCTAACATTTGATGTTGATGCCCGCATAAATCTTTTTGAG TGCAACATAAGACTTCTTGGGGGGCTTATTTCTGGTCATATTCTTGCCAAGGAGCACAAAATTCATCTTAAAGATGGACTATATCAGGACCAGTTACTACTTCTTGCTGAAAATTTAGGCAATCGTTTTCTGCCAGCTTTTGAGACACCTACTGGATTGCCATATGCATGGATCAATCTTAAG TACGGGGTGATGGAAAATGAGACAACTGAGACAAGCACATCAGGGTGTG GTTCATTGATTCTTGAGATGGGTGCATTATCACGATTGACGGGTGATTCTAGATATGAGGCTGCCGCTCTTCGTGCTCTTCGTAAGTTATGGAACATGAGAAGTTCACTAAATCTTGTAGGCACAACACTTGATGTCTTGACTGGCAAGTGGATTGAATACTCATCAGGCATTGGTGCTG GGGTTGATTCATTTTATGAGTATTTGATTAAAGCATACTTTCTTTTCGGAAGTGAAGAATACTGGGATATGTTTCATTCAGCTTACCTTGCAGTGCAGAAGTATTTCAGACATGGCCCATG GTATCATGAGGCCGATATGAGGACCGGAGAAGCAACACATTGGCAACTAACTAGCCTTCAAGCCTTCTGGCCAGGTCTTCAG ACACTTCTAGGAGATGTTTCTGCTGCAAATATATCACATCGTGAATTTTACAGTGTATGGCAAAGGTTCGGTGTACTGCCTGAAAG ATATCTTTTGGACCTCGGAATGTTGCATCCTACAGAAAACTATTATCCTTTACGTCCAGAGTTTGCCGAGTCTACATTTTATCTTTACCAAGCAACTAAAG ATCCTTGGTATCTAGAAGTTGGTGAAGCTATTGTTGGATCCCTCAATTACTATACTAAAGTGGAAGGAGGTTTTGCTAGTGTCAGGGATGTTTCAACAATGAAACTTGAAGATCATCAACATAGCTTCTTTCTTTCAGAAAC TTGCaaatatctttttcttctctacGATGATTCATTCTTGAAGAagcaaaattacatatttaccaCCGAGGGTCACCCCCTTCCTATAAGGAGCACTTGGCATGAAAAAATCCCTACAACACATGTTCCCAGCAACTGGACATTCGTTAAG GATGACGACCAACCTATCCGTGTGAGCGCACTGTCGTCTCAAGTTTGTCCTGAGACGATTTTTCGGCAAAGCGTTGACTCCCCATGGGAGAGTGCGTGCCACATACCAGACGTGTTTCCTACCCACAGATGCAGGACTGATGATGAGTGTGGGGTAGAGTCCGTATCATGCAGGAGGAGAACTTGCAGTATGGCTGGTTACTGCGGTTTGTGGCTGGGGGTTTATTAG
- the LOC102701521 gene encoding alpha-mannosidase I MNS5 isoform X2 has translation MTYAFPHDELKPLTKSFTDSLSELGNLNLEHLPNDYNGSALTLVESLSSLVVLGNLTEFERGILWLSENLTFDVDARINLFECNIRLLGGLISGHILAKEHKIHLKDGLYQDQLLLLAENLGNRFLPAFETPTGLPYAWINLKYGVMENETTETSTSGCGSLILEMGALSRLTGDSRYEAAALRALRKLWNMRSSLNLVGTTLDVLTGKWIEYSSGIGAGVDSFYEYLIKAYFLFGSEEYWDMFHSAYLAVQKYFRHGPWYHEADMRTGEATHWQLTSLQAFWPGLQTLLGDVSAANISHREFYSVWQRFGVLPERYLLDLGMLHPTENYYPLRPEFAESTFYLYQATKDPWYLEVGEAIVGSLNYYTKVEGGFASVRDVSTMKLEDHQHSFFLSETCKYLFLLYDDSFLKKQNYIFTTEGHPLPIRSTWHEKIPTTHVPSNWTFVKDDDQPIRVSALSSQVCPETIFRQSVDSPWESACHIPDVFPTHRCRTDDECGVESVSCRRRTCSMAGYCGLWLGVY, from the exons ATGACTTATGCATTTCCG CATGATGAATTGAAGCCTCTTACCAAAAGTTTCACTGACTCACTTAGTGAGCTTGGCAACCTAAAT CTTGAACATCTGCCGAATGATTACAATGGATCTGCACTTACACTAGTTGAGTCATTGTCGAG TCTTGTTGTCTTAGGTAACCTCACGGAGTTCGAGAGAGGAATTCTCTGGCTTTCAGAGAACCTAACATTTGATGTTGATGCCCGCATAAATCTTTTTGAG TGCAACATAAGACTTCTTGGGGGGCTTATTTCTGGTCATATTCTTGCCAAGGAGCACAAAATTCATCTTAAAGATGGACTATATCAGGACCAGTTACTACTTCTTGCTGAAAATTTAGGCAATCGTTTTCTGCCAGCTTTTGAGACACCTACTGGATTGCCATATGCATGGATCAATCTTAAG TACGGGGTGATGGAAAATGAGACAACTGAGACAAGCACATCAGGGTGTG GTTCATTGATTCTTGAGATGGGTGCATTATCACGATTGACGGGTGATTCTAGATATGAGGCTGCCGCTCTTCGTGCTCTTCGTAAGTTATGGAACATGAGAAGTTCACTAAATCTTGTAGGCACAACACTTGATGTCTTGACTGGCAAGTGGATTGAATACTCATCAGGCATTGGTGCTG GGGTTGATTCATTTTATGAGTATTTGATTAAAGCATACTTTCTTTTCGGAAGTGAAGAATACTGGGATATGTTTCATTCAGCTTACCTTGCAGTGCAGAAGTATTTCAGACATGGCCCATG GTATCATGAGGCCGATATGAGGACCGGAGAAGCAACACATTGGCAACTAACTAGCCTTCAAGCCTTCTGGCCAGGTCTTCAG ACACTTCTAGGAGATGTTTCTGCTGCAAATATATCACATCGTGAATTTTACAGTGTATGGCAAAGGTTCGGTGTACTGCCTGAAAG ATATCTTTTGGACCTCGGAATGTTGCATCCTACAGAAAACTATTATCCTTTACGTCCAGAGTTTGCCGAGTCTACATTTTATCTTTACCAAGCAACTAAAG ATCCTTGGTATCTAGAAGTTGGTGAAGCTATTGTTGGATCCCTCAATTACTATACTAAAGTGGAAGGAGGTTTTGCTAGTGTCAGGGATGTTTCAACAATGAAACTTGAAGATCATCAACATAGCTTCTTTCTTTCAGAAAC TTGCaaatatctttttcttctctacGATGATTCATTCTTGAAGAagcaaaattacatatttaccaCCGAGGGTCACCCCCTTCCTATAAGGAGCACTTGGCATGAAAAAATCCCTACAACACATGTTCCCAGCAACTGGACATTCGTTAAG GATGACGACCAACCTATCCGTGTGAGCGCACTGTCGTCTCAAGTTTGTCCTGAGACGATTTTTCGGCAAAGCGTTGACTCCCCATGGGAGAGTGCGTGCCACATACCAGACGTGTTTCCTACCCACAGATGCAGGACTGATGATGAGTGTGGGGTAGAGTCCGTATCATGCAGGAGGAGAACTTGCAGTATGGCTGGTTACTGCGGTTTGTGGCTGGGGGTTTATTAG